The Quercus robur chromosome 7, dhQueRobu3.1, whole genome shotgun sequence genome has a segment encoding these proteins:
- the LOC126693594 gene encoding protein RETICULATA-RELATED 3, chloroplastic-like: MASMAAQLQIRYSNNPRQYRCNNNNVSDSRVDAAPPASISFPHSSSSSASLNFNNQKRSLNLKPNNLLPFAGGGSDGGAGIGRGGGNGGGGGGDGSGSGDDSSSSKSSGGFGILGLFLNGWRSRVAADPQFPFKVLMEELVGVTACVLGDMASRPNFGLNELDFVFSTLVVGSILNFTLMYLLAPTLSSSSPSLPAIFASCPPSHMFEPGAYSLLNRCGTFVYKGAVFAAVGFAAGLVGTVLSNGLISMRKKMDPNFETPNKAPPTLLNSLTWALHMGISSNFRYQTLNGIEFLLAKGLPPLAFKSSVVVLRCLNNVLGGMSFVILARLTGSQSVEEAKPVAVEVGLVAEKEKLIDGGKDLQSNQSTYK, from the coding sequence ATGGCAAGCATGGCGGCTCAGCTTCAGATTCGTTACTCTAATAATCCCAGACAATATCgctgcaacaacaacaacgttaGCGATAGTCGAGTCGATGCTGCCCCACCTGCATCAATTTCGTTTCCAcattcttcatcatcatcagcatCTCTCAATTTTAATAATCAAAAGCGTTCTCTAAATCTAAAACCCAACAATTTATTGCCTTTTGCCGGCGGAGGCAGCGACGGCGGCGCTGGAATCGGACGTGGCGGCGGcaatggaggaggaggaggaggagatggGAGCGGTTCTGGTGATGATTCTTCATCGTCTAAGTCTTCTGGGGGATTTGGGATATTGGGTTTGTTTTTGAATGGGTGGAGATCGAGAGTTGCAGCAGATCCACAGTTTCCTTTCAAGGTTCTAATGGAAGAGTTGGTGGGTGTCACTGCTTGTGTTCTCGGAGACATGGCTTCTCGACCCAACTTTGGTCTCAACGAGCTCGATTTCGTGTTCTCAACTCTAGTCGTTGGATCCATACTAAACTTTACTCTTATGTATCTATTGGCACCAACTTTGTCTTCTTCATCGCCTTCTTTGCCTGCCATTTTTGCTAGCTGTCCCCCCAGCCATATGTTTGAGCCTGGTGCTTATTCACTTCTCAATCGATGTGGGACTTTTGTGTACAAAGGAGCTGTCTTTGCGGCTGTTGGGTTTGCTGCTGGGCTTGTAGGGACTGTACTTTCAAATGGGTTGATCAGTATGAGGAAGAAAATGGATCCCAATTTTGAGACCCCCAATAAGGCTCCTCCTACTCTGTTGAATTCACTCACTTGGGCTCTTCACATGGGGATTAGTAGTAATTTCAGGTACCAGACTTTGAATGGGATCGAGTTCTTGTTGGCTAAAGGGTTGCCTCCATTGGCGTTTAAGTCCTCAGTGGTGGTTCTGAGATGCTTGAACAATGTTCTTGGTGGAATGTCCTTTGTGATATTGGCTAGGTTGACAGGATCTCAGAGCGTTGAGGAAGCTAAACCGGTTGCAGTGGAGGTGGGTTTGGTTGCAGAGAAGGAGAAGTTGATTGATGGGGGTAAGGATTTGCAGAGCAATCAGTCGACTTACAAGTGA